The following are encoded in a window of Chloroflexota bacterium genomic DNA:
- a CDS encoding FAD-binding oxidoreductase gives MLELNRLQKLTGFGRAHGSLGYLYRPTHVEQINEIFALARQNGLSIGLRGAGRSYGDAALNSGQIVLDMQRMNRILAWNPETGIIRIEPGVTIQQLWQYTIEDGWWPAVVPGTMAPTIGGCLAMNVHGKNNYRAGTFGDHVLEFTALLSNGESVTVTPGENADLFYSMIGSLGVLGVFTSITLQLKRIYSGNLSVEAWAPRDLAQQINDLEARKDTDDYIVSWIDGLANSTALGRGQIHAANYLDPGVDPAPQQTLRLEHQTLPDTLMGVVPSSILWRLMSPWMNNPGTRLINAGKYYASRLGDHKTIRQPHAAFHFLLDYIPNWIQSYGPQGLIQYQSIIPTENAAAAFSEMLRLTHKRGLPSYLVVLKRHRPDDFLLSHAVDGYSLAFDFKVTRNNRAGLQRMASELNQIVLAANGRFYFAKDSTLTLGDTAQFLGAETLAKFKVLKSCYDPQNLLQSDLYKRVF, from the coding sequence ATGCTTGAACTCAACCGCTTACAAAAACTGACCGGTTTCGGGCGCGCTCACGGCAGCCTGGGCTATCTCTACCGACCCACCCACGTTGAACAAATTAACGAAATTTTTGCTCTGGCGCGTCAGAACGGCTTGAGTATTGGCCTGCGCGGCGCGGGGCGCAGCTATGGCGACGCAGCCCTCAACAGCGGTCAGATTGTGCTCGACATGCAGCGCATGAACCGCATTCTGGCATGGAATCCCGAAACCGGGATTATCCGCATTGAGCCGGGTGTGACCATCCAGCAACTTTGGCAATACACCATCGAAGATGGCTGGTGGCCTGCCGTGGTACCTGGCACAATGGCTCCCACTATTGGCGGCTGCCTGGCGATGAATGTACACGGCAAAAACAACTACCGCGCCGGAACCTTCGGAGACCATGTGCTTGAATTCACAGCGCTACTGTCCAACGGCGAGAGCGTCACCGTTACGCCGGGTGAAAATGCCGATTTGTTTTACAGCATGATCGGCAGTCTGGGCGTGCTGGGAGTGTTCACATCGATCACATTGCAACTCAAGCGCATTTATTCCGGCAATCTATCGGTAGAAGCCTGGGCGCCCCGCGATCTGGCCCAGCAAATTAACGATCTGGAAGCCCGTAAAGATACGGATGATTATATTGTCAGTTGGATTGATGGATTAGCGAACAGCACGGCTCTGGGACGCGGCCAGATTCATGCCGCCAACTATCTGGACCCGGGAGTTGATCCTGCCCCCCAGCAGACGCTGCGCCTCGAGCATCAAACCCTACCCGATACACTCATGGGCGTAGTGCCGTCTTCAATTTTGTGGCGGCTCATGTCCCCATGGATGAACAACCCCGGCACGCGCCTGATCAACGCCGGAAAATACTACGCCTCGCGCCTGGGAGATCATAAAACCATCCGACAGCCACACGCTGCCTTCCATTTTTTGCTCGACTATATCCCAAACTGGATTCAATCCTATGGCCCCCAGGGCTTGATTCAATACCAGAGCATTATCCCCACCGAAAACGCCGCGGCTGCCTTCAGCGAAATGCTGCGCCTGACTCATAAACGCGGCCTGCCTTCGTATCTGGTGGTACTCAAACGCCACCGCCCTGATGATTTTCTGCTCTCCCATGCCGTGGATGGCTACTCGCTGGCCTTCGATTTCAAAGTCACTCGCAACAACCGCGCCGGATTGCAGCGTATGGCGAGCGAACTCAACCAGATCGTACTCGCAGCCAACGGACGCTTTTATTTCGCCAAAGATAGCACACTAACTTTGGGAGATACCGCACAATTTTTGGGCGCTGAAACATTGGCAAAATTCAAAGTGTTGAAAAGCTGCTACGACCCCCAAAATTTGCTGCAAAGCGATTTATACAAACGAGTTTTTTGA